The following is a genomic window from Amaranthus tricolor cultivar Red isolate AtriRed21 chromosome 10, ASM2621246v1, whole genome shotgun sequence.
ATTTTGAATGTCAATATAATATATGATTTGGTTACTTGGAGTAAAGCGAAGAGTCTAAGGCGGGCCGGGCTTCACCTCTGATTATGCCCATGCTAAAATTGAAAACGTATGTGTGGTTGGTAAATGCCACAATGCACAGAAACACAAATGTGTTTTTCCTCTAACTCCCATATGGCTGTGTAACAGGAGCACCAAATGTTGATATTCATCCATTTGCACTCTTTCGCTTAGTATTATCTCTtcatcttaaaaattattttaatttataggacaactgagaaaaatgaagaattaaatgagattttattttagtacTTTGTTTGGAAAAGATGATATTTGTTTCAATAGAAAGTAGATCTGATTCTCTCATCATCTTATACACGAATGGAGCAAAGATTATAGAGTCCACTTTTTTTGGACTCTTATGCCCTTTACAAATGATTAAAGAAAATTGAATTAACTGTAAAAATACTTAACACTAAAATGTATTATTATATTCTAAAATGAAATAGTCAATGCTTAAGTATTCGTTcataaacaacaataacaacacaAAGTTCATCTTATAATCTAACGAATCTATAGAAAccgaaaaattaaatataaattgcaATGCttgattatcaaaaaaaaaatactctcttTGTCCCTTTCATTTTGTACTTTTTCCATTTTAGTTTGTcccactcattttgcatcatttccCTTTTTGGCAATGACATCACTTTCTTTATATAAATCTCATCTACAAACTTATTACACTCTCCATCTTAACCACTTATTTTTATCATCCActtgttttttgtcttattctccaacTCAATTTCACTTTCTACTAATTTTTACGCAAAATAATTTGAGTGCATTCTTATAAAGACGGAGAGAATACATcttaaaactaatttaaatcCCCAAAATTTTAAGGGCCTAAAAAGGTCGAACACCCCAAATATGCCTTAAACTGTCTAAGATTCTTATATATTGATATCCAAATATGACACGGGTTCGAAATCGACAATAATATGAGCATCTTAACATGGAGTTAGTAACACACAAAGGTGGGTGTCATTGTGGAAGTGTAAGATACGAATTCAAAGCACCAAAAAATATAAGAGCATGGAAATGCAACTGTTCTTTGTGTTCAAAAAGAGGTAATATATCTTTTAGTGTTCCTTCACACCATTTCCATTTACTTAGTGGTGATTCAAGTATTAGTACCTACACTTTTGGTACACATACTGCTAAGCATACCTTCTGCAAGGTTTGTGGGATCACTTCTTTTAACATCTCGAGATCGAATCCCGATGCTGTGTCTGTTAATGTTGCTTGTGTTCGTCCTGGGACGCTCAAACATGTTGAGATACTGAGTTTTGATGGGTGCAATTGGGAGCATGCTCATTCATGCACCTCGTCAAAATAGCTAGTCTTTACTTGGAAAATGATGATTTCATGTATGTAACTTATTTGTAAGGAAAACTATTTATAATAAAGCTATTTCATTGCTAAAATTTCTTATGACTTGTATTTGGATAACGTCAATGTCCAAAAAAACATTAGTTAAtgaaaccaactcaattaaaagcttTAGTTGATGATTGAGGtctcaggatatgttatatactttaacacccATTTCACACAATTACGAAAGCATTTTAGGTTATAAGTGTGGATACAAAACAAGACCTCTGACAAATTTCACATTTATTGAGGGGCGGTTGAGATTTGAACTtatgacctcttgtcacactgGCTTGTGATATTATGTTAACAGGAGCGGAGCAAAAGTTGACAAATTCTATAAAGGTCCTGTGTAATTTTAAACTATGatattttctaacaattttgtatctttatacACCTAGCATATattaagtaatttaatattaagaccCCTAACTTTTCGAGGTTCTGTACTATGAAAtatgttgaacatgctcagaacCTCCCACGCATATAAAGAAGAATTGtgcataatatataatatactccAACAAAAATATGACAAGAAACAATCTGAATGCTTAAAAGAGGAACACTAGCCTAATCCTTACGAGACCGCCATTATTGACTATTGTGCATCTCAATTCTCATGTCAGAAAACATCACACTGCTTCCAAACCAAACTCTTTGGTTGAGAATACAATACCATTTGTCGAGAcatcttaattattttattttttttgttaattttaagatttaaagactaattttaaatgttaatttcAAATATTCTCATGCAACTTTaaagtaatattttaaatgttaaaattaacattttaaacctcaaaattaataatttcagaaaataaataaataaaaatttacttgGCCCTCTTCTTGAATACTTATTGAACTtccaaacataaaaaaatgttaCCCAAAttgaaacaataataataagttttatAAGAGATTGTCTTATCGTGAGATAGACCCATACAAACatcttattaataaaaaataaaaaaaaacaataaaatctgaaatccacttattttttaaatagtttgaattgatcaatttaagacCTTTTTCGATGAGacgatattaataaaaattagtgaatATTAGTGAAATAATTCGAGGAAGCAAAGTCAAAGATAAAATCACTTCCTCTCCTCACTCGAccgaacaaattaaaaaaaaatccttttcCTATTTCCACTCATCTCTCAATCTCCATTCTTCATGGATTCAAAACCAGACTCGATCTCAAACTTAGTAACCCACAAAGGAGGATGCCATTGCAAGACAATAAGATGGAAAGTAGAAGCACCCAAATCCTTAACAGCATGGAAATGTAACTGTTCTATCTGTACTATGAGAGGCAACATCCATTTCATAGTCCCatcaaatcattttcatttactCTCTGGACAATCAAATATCAGTTCCTACACTTATGGAACTCACACTGCTAAACACACTTTCTGTAATGTTTGTGGTATCACTTCCTTCTATACTCCTCGCTCTAACCCTGATGGGATTGCTGTTACTTTAGCTTGTGTTGATCCTGGAACATTGACCCATGTTCAAATTAAGAGCTTTGATGGTGTTAATTGGGAAAATTCTTACTCTCTTACCGGGATTTCTTCTTGTTCCAAGATCTCATCTTGAGGTTTTTTTGTTGGGATGTTcaagattgttttttttttcttttttttcaactACTCTAGTTAAAAACTGTGCCTAAAATAAGAtgctcatatttttattttttctttaatttgtattaattggactatttagttcatatatctaatgcgtctctcgGAGAAaatcgtctctcacaacaatttgagTTTTTAGGGTAAATTGGTTGGATTGATTCAAGCTATAGGTTGTGTTTGTGAGAGATTTTGGGTTTTGGGAAGTTGGGTTTGATATTTTAGAAGCAAATTTGGAGTTCAAGATGCATTAAGCTTGAAATTTGTTGTTGTAATCCAAGTATGATTGAGTTGTTGGAAACTAGTAAagtttttggtttatttttataatttatgttgcTATTTTCCTTGTTTATGTTTTTATAAGTAGAATCAATTTTGTTTGCAATAATGCTTTCTTGATCTTATGCTTGAAATAGTTTTCTAGTTGTGCATATTGTTGAAACACAAATTGGAGTATTATTTCCACTATTTTGGTAATTATTAAggttattcaaaatcaaattttagaACATATCCAATTcggatatttgattttttagatAGTGAAAATTGTGATTTAGTTTGTATCCTAATAAATTAGATATCCCAAAATTTGGATATTTGATTTACTCTAAATCAGATAATGGATATCTGATTTTATTTCTAtgtgtataattttatatttttagttcattttttctgctcacttttctttctttaacCAAAATGTCAAGATTCTCGCTCATAGGAAATTATAATCAAGGTCTGGGGTGGAAAGGAAGGtgacagctcatacccatataAGTGTATGACCAAAGAGTCAATCGACTTAAGAAATATCTTTAGAGAATCCTCAGAAAAAGAGGTTCTTACAAATAAAACGGACCGAGTGAAGTTGAATCATCAAGCGCACATCTAACTACTCAAGTTTAGTCCTTAAACATAAAACTAGactaaataaaaacatataaataaaataaaacaaactaggtaaaaaaaaaaagagtaaaaaaataaactgtAAAAGGCAAAGAACAAGAACACCCACATGTAGTTGAGAGATTATCAGT
Proteins encoded in this region:
- the LOC130824832 gene encoding uncharacterized protein LOC130824832, coding for MHRNTNHLNMELVTHKGGCHCGSVRYEFKAPKNIRAWKCNCSLCSKRGNISFSVPSHHFHLLSGDSSISTYTFGTHTAKHTFCKVCGITSFNISRSNPDAVSVNVACVRPGTLKHVEILSFDGCNWEHAHSCTSSK
- the LOC130825745 gene encoding uncharacterized protein LOC130825745, which translates into the protein MDSKPDSISNLVTHKGGCHCKTIRWKVEAPKSLTAWKCNCSICTMRGNIHFIVPSNHFHLLSGQSNISSYTYGTHTAKHTFCNVCGITSFYTPRSNPDGIAVTLACVDPGTLTHVQIKSFDGVNWENSYSLTGISSCSKISS